Genomic segment of Eretmochelys imbricata isolate rEreImb1 chromosome 11, rEreImb1.hap1, whole genome shotgun sequence:
TTGGTGGCGTCATCTTGTGCATACCTGTTCAACAGAATGACACCTTATTAAGTCTCATTcttttaaaccccccccccccccccacttgcttCTGATACAAAAACCCCACATACCTATAACATTCACAATGGCTTTAAGTGCTCCAAGTATACTGCCTAATACTTCAGGGTATTCCTCACCCAGATACTCATACAGGACAACACCCAAGTGTCCCATCAGTTTTTCCTAGAACCAAGTAACAAGATGTAAAAGTTAACAAAAATTCTCTcacttttctttcatttaaaaatgactttctgtGGAAAGGAGGAATGGGAGAAATGAATACCTCTTGACAAGTCTTCATAACAACTGCAGTACGTGAGATCAGGTCAGCAGCCTGCTGCCTAACTTTGGCTGATTTGTTGTTCAAACGCCATAAAACTGTACCACAGATCTGGGGCAAGTACGGTTTAACTCGTTTGCCAAGAGCATTAACCACTGTGCCAAAGCCATTCAACATCACAGAGtcctgaacaacaacaacaaaaaaaagagtTAGAAAAGCAAGATCAACTACATCACTAATTgcatgcagtattgttgtagccacattggtccaaggatattagagacacaaggtgggggagctagtatcttttattgggccaacttctgttggtgagacagacaaacTTTcaaagagcagctctgtgtaagctcaaaagcttgtctctcaccaacagaagttgttccaataaaaggtataacctcacccaccttgtctctcttatatcaACTGTCCATTTACTATTGAACTCCTTTCGTACCTACAACCTTTATAATATTTGCCACTTTAATATTCCAAAACTGCCTTACAAATTTCAGTGCTCTTTGTTCCAATTAAAAAACCCATGTAATTCTTGTTTGGATTTCAAGTgtaaatactattttttccagaACAGTGTAAAcagattaaattaaatattttaactgcTAAGAGCATCTTCTAACAATACCTCTGTGGTCTGTTCCTGGAAGGCATACAGGATACCGTCAATAAGCTGTTCTTCTAGTTTATGGTCAATGTCTGCTGCACCCAGGTTCCCCATTATTTTCTCAATTGTTTCCATAACCATTTTTCTGTACTGCTCAGCCTCATCTTTCAGATCATCCACAATCCTGGAAATAATTTCTGCTGCTCCAACTTTGTTTGCCAGCTCCACTGTTGTATCAACCAGCTGAAACATGAAAATATAGCTTTGGGCAAaataatcagagagagagagagtttacaAAGACTTCCTAAAACCTCTAAGATGATCTGGGAAATCCTTTGCCTGGTACAAGAAATGAAAGGGCATCATGCTGGTATAATTTACTCTCAAGAACAGAATAAACCTCCTGAGGCAACAACCAAGTTGCAGAAAGCCATTTTCAAGGTTGTGGGTAAGCAGAAAAAATTCCAGAATCTCAGATTCCTGTCTATATCCTGAGAAAAATTATTGCAAATGGACTAATCCACTTGGTTGTTCTTTGCCTTCAAGTCAGGGAGTGGGAGAGTTTTCCTTGCATAGataattaaaaattacaaaacattttgtttttaaactaatgtGAGGTGGATGTATTACCCAGATAATtaaacactattttttttaaatgtgagttTGAGCACTTTTGTCATTCGCAGTGGTAGTGTGAATTTCCAGAGTTTGTTTCCTGTTAGGATGGACTGAAAATGATTTAAAACACACTGCCATGTTAGTATCTCTCAACTGGAAGGACCAATTCTAGAGTGCATGGAAAGTGAAGCATTTAAGTCTTCTCTGAGACTGTCAACTTGGGTGTTTGAGCTAATAGTGGTAACACTTTTGTGATGGGGACACCTATCCACTAGAAACGGAAACCAACCAGTCATTTTACATAGCACAAATGAGCCATCAGATGGTACTTACTTTTGTACTACCAACTGAGACTGGTATTCAAACAGGTAAACTAGAAGCAAAATGTTTTGTATACCATTTAAGAATGCTGATCCTTTTAACCATCTATCCACATCTCACAATGTGTCTCTGCCCAAAGTGAATGCCGTCTCAAGATACATTGAAAAAGTCAAAAATAAATTCACCACCACAAACATCTTTATATATACCATTTGATAAATTTAATTCAAAGCAGTTTAaaatcttttccaaactaaactaTACCTGTCTGTAATTTCTTCTGTCCAGTGCCATTCTGTGCTGCCAAAAGTGTTTGAAAAATGGCGGCAGAATCTCTGTTTTAATGTAGTTTGCTTCAACGCCATCTGTACCACAACACTGCTTTACCACCTAACAGGGAATAAAAGTGCAACAGTTTTAATGCTGtagaccattttttttttttagaagaatgCTTATTAAATGACAGATTCTTTTATTGATCCAAATCACAAGTAATATCCAGTTTACTTTAAACATTACACTGACAGTGTTTAAGTGATTTTGACATACCTTTaacacaatttttttcatttcttcatCAGGAGACTGGAACTCTCTGATAAGGATTAGCATTACTTCTCTGGTATAGTAGTTGGCATACTCAGCATCCATAAGAGGGATAAGATACCCAATAGCTTTCAAAAAGGCAGCCAGACCCTATTATAATACATAATATATTTGTTatggatattaaaatatatacagcAGTTTACATTCAAAATAAAGAGATGCAAAGAAACAGATTGTAGAGACATACCTTTCCTCTGTGCTGACGTATACCCTTCCATAAGGGCTTTAGAACGGAGTCAAATGATTCAATACCATAAGGAGTAGCTGCCTCAGCCAAAGCAGCAATAGCCAAAGCACTGATAGTACGCACTTTCTGCTGCTCATCCACCAAACCTGGAAAACAAGTCATATTCAGTAAGTGCTTCTTACACCATTACACAGAGCTTGAATTACTGTGGAAAAATGGGGGAATGTGTGCCAGAGcacaggaaagagaaaataaaatccttcttttgtTAAAGCGTAAAAGCATGCCCCCCACTTTTCCCTTCCATCTTGTGCTCAGCATTTCCTGGCACAAACCTTCAATATCTATTCTGGAATTAAAAAAGTCTTGTTTACACAGAGAACTGTTTGCTCTAAATgtctaaaaatcaaaaacaatgaggagtttcAGCTTCAAATGTCTCCAGATTCAGGCCTCTTCAGGAAAAGTACTCAAGTGCTGCTTCCATGGCAGCTATTTAACAAAAAGGAATCATTGTAGAGAAGTCACGGGCAGGGGAAATCCAGATGAAAAACCTCATGTTATTTTGTAATACCTGGAAAAAAACAGAATTGAAACAAAACCACCCAACTACATCAGGCTGTGCTCTAACACttcagaagttgattttttaaaacGTTTCAGAAAAAGTATGTGGATTATTTACAACCTGTGAAGTGCCTCTATTgtggattttaaaacatttcactCCCTAGAATTCTAGATCTTCTCAACAATGAAGTCCCAAGAGCTCCATAATACAGCGATTAAAATTGACCAGCAGATGTTTCACTAAAACAAGTAAGCAATTACAATACAAATCATCCCAAGTGCGGTAGTGTGAACTTGATACATGGGGATGTTATTGTATCAATAAAGAAAACTTCCTCAATTAGAATTGGCTCGCACGATGCTCATTGAAACCCAAGCGTTCTCCGTAATTTAACCATTAATATAGAGAATACCTTAAATTATACAAGACTTGTTGAGAGATGGAGAACGCAGGACAATATGCAGTTATACAAAGTCAAACAGTATTGTTGTCATCTACTAGTCAAAACATGGTCCAAAGAGCAAGAACTATACTACATAAGAACTAAAGGATTAATAGTCCAAAAGAAATTAGAAGTACTAGTTATTTTCAAGTTATTGTCTTCTGTGCTTTATAGCTATAACAACTCACATATAAAGGTTTATTACAGTTATTTAAACCAGGCTATAgaccaaaatatttgaaaaaactataaaaaggaaAGACGAATACTCTGATGTAGTCTCTATTAGATTACAAAGTCTAGGACTGACATTCAAGAATTTGAGTCCTTAATTTAACCAACAGCCTTATGTACAAACTAGAgaaaacatttaacaaaaaacAGAACATACCATGTTCTATGATTTCAACCAAACTTCTGAGATGAGGCAAGATAGCACAGCCCATAAGAATAGCAATTTGCTGCACAATCTTGATGCCAGTGTGCCTAGCTTGCCAGGATTTTTTGCTCTTACATACAGCTTTCAAGAAGGGCAACAGAGAAGGAATGCCTAAAGCAGAGGCGACAACAGCAAAGGCTCGAGCTGTTGTATTTCGGACATATTCATCCATGTTATCAATATCAGGTCGCATGGTGGAGATCATTGTAGCCAAACCAGCAGcctgaaagacaaaaaaataaaacatatatacTTTGCTGGGTTTGTAAGTTTCTCATCACATAACCATTACATTTTCAATACTAAAAAGCAGAATACTCCAGGTCACATAGTTACAGTTACATTTTAGCTATAACACTATCACATTCAGTACAAAAAGGAAGGATGCTGCAGTGTTACTACCTTAGCCAAGTTTGATATAATTTCTCTGCCTTCCACTCTCGCATAGTAGTCTTCATCAATCAGTAGTGGTTCAATGACCACAAGAATCTGAAAAGGGTAACAAATGAACAAATTAACACTTCAAATTATATTAATGAATCTCTCTCAACTCAAGTATTATTGTCCACTTCAGTAGTTCTGGCCCTAAGAAAAGGCTGGTTAACATGGTGATTCCATGGCTCCCACGCTCATTAAATTCAAAAGATCACCATCTCCCTTAATAATCCTTTACCCCCTCATTCAACATTGATTGATTTTCTAGACTACCTTTCTCCTCTAAGACAGGATGCCAATACCAGCGATATTGCACGGATCAGCTACCACAATCTTTTATTTCCAGCACATTCATGTACAATTAACTCTTCCAGACTGCCTTGCTTTTAAGTTTTATATTTTGATGTGTTATTCATACAACTTACAAAAGATGTTCTGCAAATGAAATCTGGTAAATGACTATATAAAAGCATTTTAGTATTACATTCTGTACTTATAAAAAGGACAGTATCTCTAACTGTGCACTCCTACCAataatgtaaattttttttttaaaaatgaagattcAAATGCACAGATGCATAAACATCTGTAAATATGAGCCACAGAAAAGTAACTATTATAAAGCACTCAGTAAAGAGTACAGACTGCATTCATAAAACAAATATTACATATTTAAGTAAATTTCAGTGAAACAGACCTTGTGTACATATGGTCGGACCAAATCATCCAGTTTGTACAAGATTCTGTCAATAACTTTGACAAGCAAGTGACGTTCTTGATCTTCAAGTGTTGGTGACATCAGCAGAGGTAGAATCTGATTAAACAGCGGACCTGCTCCAAATTCACGAGCTTTATCAGTAATCTGGCGCAAAGCAGCCTAAAAAAGAAACCCCTCTGAATTAAACCATACAGAATGAAACCAAAATAACACAACATTTCTATGTAATGAGCAAAATCAAGCCATAATCAAGTGCATTTCTACTGATTTCAAATTATTTATGCATGCTGTTGCCAGAAATGCATTTAGAACAATGATCTTAAGATACAATAAAATATAACATCCTTCATATAAATGTGTTACAATATGCTTTATAGATGTAATTattataaaatagaaatatttactgaattaTTTAATACAGTTGTGACCAATATATAAtttagagagggggaaaaattaaGAGGCATAAATAAGGGAAAAACAAtacagagagaaaacaaaagttagatgagaagaaggaaaaaacaacagACAAATAAAAGTCCTTTAGAAGCAGCCTGGAGAAAGCCCATGGGCAGTTCTAGGGAAAAAAGCTGAAACTGGATCCTAAAATAAATGGGAAGGAAATTACGGTATTTGAAAAGGAGAGTGGTATGTCCACATCAGAGGAATATCTTACTTTTCTCATTGGAGGTGTACCATTCTTTATTTTCAAGagcaatttcattatttttctttctttctgttcttctGGACTAAGTGTTGATTCATCAACATCAACCTATAAATAATTCCAAATATATTAATTAATGCACAGTTTTTCTACCATCTCCAGCCCCATATAAGGAGACATTAAATCAGTATCAATAAAATCTCATTTACCAGTAGTTTATCAAAGTATTGAATATCATCTGGTTTTAGGAATGGAAGATTTCCAGATGGTTGGTCATTAACACTCTTCATGGTCCGATCTTCTGTTTGCATGTGGAATCCAGTCATACCACCCAATGGTGTGGGAGTTGCTGTAAGTTTGCGAGCTGGAGTACGAATAGGCACATAACCAGCTGGAGGGGGAAGAACCTGAAgcgaaataaagataaaaataatgCACTGAAATAAGGCAGACATCTGAACACTAAAATCTAAAAAGTATTTTCAGACTGCAAAGCAGAATGTTAAAAATAACATTACCTGACAGTCACAACAGCCTCAGAACAGGGAATGACTGATACATGTATCTGTCATGTTAACTGTTTATTCTACTGATTTGTGACAGTCTT
This window contains:
- the SF3B1 gene encoding splicing factor 3B subunit 1 isoform X3 is translated as MLPAPDKRIRVAAPREIRQQLAEKAKAGELKVVNGTSSQPPSKRKRRWDQTADQTPGTTPKKLSSWDQAETPGHTPSLRWDETPGRAKGSETPGATPGSKIWDPTPSHTPAGAATPGRDTPGHATPGHGGATSSARKNRWDETPKTERDTPGHGSGWAETPRTDRGGDSVGETPTPGASKRKSRWDETPASQMGGSTPVLTPGKTPIGTPAMNMATPTPGHIMSMTPEQLQAWRWEREIDERNRPLSDEELDAMFPEGYKVLPPPAGYVPIRTPARKLTATPTPLGGMTGFHMQTEDRTMKSVNDQPSGNLPFLKPDDIQYFDKLLVDVDESTLSPEEQKERKIMKLLLKIKNGTPPMRKAALRQITDKAREFGAGPLFNQILPLLMSPTLEDQERHLLVKVIDRILYKLDDLVRPYVHKILVVIEPLLIDEDYYARVEGREIISNLAKAAGLATMISTMRPDIDNMDEYVRNTTARAFAVVASALGIPSLLPFLKAVCKSKKSWQARHTGIKIVQQIAILMGCAILPHLRSLVEIIEHGLVDEQQKVRTISALAIAALAEAATPYGIESFDSVLKPLWKGIRQHRGKGLAAFLKAIGYLIPLMDAEYANYYTREVMLILIREFQSPDEEMKKIVLKVVKQCCGTDGVEANYIKTEILPPFFKHFWQHRMALDRRNYRQLVDTTVELANKVGAAEIISRIVDDLKDEAEQYRKMVMETIEKIMGNLGAADIDHKLEEQLIDGILYAFQEQTTEDSVMLNGFGTVVNALGKRVKPYLPQICGTVLWRLNNKSAKVRQQAADLISRTAVVMKTCQEEKLMGHLGVVLYEYLGEEYPEVLGSILGALKAIVNVIGMHKMTPPIKDLLPRLTPILKNRHEKVQENCIDLVGRIADRGAEYVSAREWMRICFELLELLKAHKKAIRRATVNTFGYIAKAIGPHDVLATLLNNLKVQERQNRVCTTVAIAIVAETCSPFTVLPALMNEYRVPELNVQNGVLKSLSFLFEYIGEMGKDYIYAVTPLLEDALMDRDLVHRQTASAVVQHMSLGVYGFGCEDSLNHLLNYVWPNVFETSPHVIQAVMGALEGLRVAIGPCRMLQYCLQGLFHPARKVRDVYWKIYNSIYIGSQDALIAHYPRIYNDEKNTYIRYELDYIL
- the SF3B1 gene encoding splicing factor 3B subunit 1 isoform X2; this translates as MNARTYMDVMREQHLTKEEREIRQQLAEKAKAGELKVVNGTSSQPPSKRKRRWDQTADQTPGTTPKKLSSWDQAETPGHTPSLRWDETPGRAKGSETPGATPGSKIWDPTPSHTPAGAATPGRDTPGHATPGHGGATSSARKNRWDETPKTERDTPGHGSGWAETPRTDRGGDSVGETPTPGASKRKSRWDETPASQMGGSTPVLTPGKTPIGTPAMNMATPTPGHIMSMTPEQLQAWRWEREIDERNRPLSDEELDAMFPEGYKVLPPPAGYVPIRTPARKLTATPTPLGGMTGFHMQTEDRTMKSVNDQPSGNLPFLKPDDIQYFDKLLVDVDESTLSPEEQKERKIMKLLLKIKNGTPPMRKAALRQITDKAREFGAGPLFNQILPLLMSPTLEDQERHLLVKVIDRILYKLDDLVRPYVHKILVVIEPLLIDEDYYARVEGREIISNLAKAAGLATMISTMRPDIDNMDEYVRNTTARAFAVVASALGIPSLLPFLKAVCKSKKSWQARHTGIKIVQQIAILMGCAILPHLRSLVEIIEHGLVDEQQKVRTISALAIAALAEAATPYGIESFDSVLKPLWKGIRQHRGKGLAAFLKAIGYLIPLMDAEYANYYTREVMLILIREFQSPDEEMKKIVLKVVKQCCGTDGVEANYIKTEILPPFFKHFWQHRMALDRRNYRQLVDTTVELANKVGAAEIISRIVDDLKDEAEQYRKMVMETIEKIMGNLGAADIDHKLEEQLIDGILYAFQEQTTEDSVMLNGFGTVVNALGKRVKPYLPQICGTVLWRLNNKSAKVRQQAADLISRTAVVMKTCQEEKLMGHLGVVLYEYLGEEYPEVLGSILGALKAIVNVIGMHKMTPPIKDLLPRLTPILKNRHEKVQENCIDLVGRIADRGAEYVSAREWMRICFELLELLKAHKKAIRRATVNTFGYIAKAIGPHDVLATLLNNLKVQERQNRVCTTVAIAIVAETCSPFTVLPALMNEYRVPELNVQNGVLKSLSFLFEYIGEMGKDYIYAVTPLLEDALMDRDLVHRQTASAVVQHMSLGVYGFGCEDSLNHLLNYVWPNVFETSPHVIQAVMGALEGLRVAIGPCRMLQYCLQGLFHPARKVRDVYWKIYNSIYIGSQDALIAHYPRIYNDEKNTYIRYELDYIL